In Raphanus sativus cultivar WK10039 unplaced genomic scaffold, ASM80110v3 Scaffold1381, whole genome shotgun sequence, one DNA window encodes the following:
- the LOC108854989 gene encoding AT-hook motif nuclear-localized protein 20 gives MSNPWWTNQSGLDGMVDHSTSSSHHHQSLLTKGDLGIAMNPSQENDHDDEDDPREGAVEVVNRRPRGRPPGSKNKPKAPVFVTRDSPNALHSHVMEISDGSDVADTIAHFSRRRQRGVCVLSGTGSVANVTLRQAAAPGGVVSLQGRFEILSLTGAFLPGPAPPGSTGLTVYLAGVQGQVLGGSVVGPLVAIGSVMVIAATFSNATYERLPIEDEEDGGGSRHIHGGGDSPPGIGCSLRDPLGTAGPGYNLPPHLIPNGAGQLGHGPYNWGHARPPY, from the coding sequence ATGTCAAATCCTTGGTGGACGAACCAAAGTGGTTTAGACGGCATGGTTGACCACTCAACCTCCTCCAGCCATCACCACCAAAGTCTTCTTACAAAAGGAGATCTTGGTATAGCTATGAATCCCAGCCAAGAAAACGACCACGACGACGAAGACGACCCTAGAGAAGGAGCGGTGGAAGTGGTCAACCGTAGACCAAGAGGCAGACCACCAGGATCAAAAAACAAACCCAAAGCTCCAGTCTTTGTGACAAGAGATAGCCCGAACGCACTCCATAGCCATGTCATGGAGATCTCCGACGGCAGCGACGTTGCCGACACAATCGCTCACTTCTCAAGACGCAGGCAACGCGGCGTTTGCGTTTTAAGCGGAACAGGCTCAGTAGCTAACGTCACCCTCCGTCAAGCCGCCGCACCAGGAGGGGTCGTCTCACTCCAGGGAAGGTTCGAGATCTTATCTTTAACCGGTGCTTTTCTACCTGGACCTGCCCCACCCGGATCAACTGGTTTAACGGTTTACTTAGCCGGGGTTCAAGGGCAGGTTCTTGGAGGTAGCGTTGTGGGCCCTCTTGTGGCCATAGGGTCAGTGATGGTTATTGCTGCCACGTTCTCTAACGCTACTTATGAGAGGTTGCCTATTGAAGATGAGGAAGACGGTGGCGGCTCAAGACACATTCATGGAGGCGGAGACTCGCCGCCCGGAATCGGGTGTAGCCTGCGTGATCCGTTGGGGACGGCTGGACCGGGCTATAATTTACCACCGCATCTGATTCCAAATGGAGCTGGTCAGTTAGGGCACGGACCTTATAATTGGGGTCATGCACGACCACCATACTGA